Proteins from a single region of Harmonia axyridis chromosome 4, icHarAxyr1.1, whole genome shotgun sequence:
- the LOC123677515 gene encoding ubiquitin-conjugating enzyme E2 J2: MSSRRSNNTNSRLKQDYIRLKKDPVPYITAEPLPSNILEWHYVVSGPENTPYEGGYYHGKLVFPSEFPFKPPAIYMLTPNGRFKTNKKLCLSISDFHPDTWNPAWSVSTILTGLLSFMNERCPTLGSVESTDHDKRQFAYNSLEYNLKNKDFCELFPELVTTMKVELSRRVTLQSSHGDNSNVNNRSVTEQSSIQSCITNLIVIVGFAAFAFTVKYVMQHTKQE, translated from the exons ATGTCTAGTCGAAGAAGCAATAATACTAATTCTAGATTGAAACAGGATTATATTAGACTGAAGAAGGATCCTGTACCATATATTACCGCCGAACCTCTACCCAGTAATATATTGGAATG GCATTATGTCGTAAGTGGCCCTGAAAATACACCATATGAAGGAGGATATTACCATGGGAAATTAGTTTTTCCCAGTGAATTTCCTTTCAAACCTCCTGCAATTTACATGTTGACGCCAAATGGCAGATTCAAAACAAACAAGAAGCTCTGTCTCAGTATTTCCGATTTTCATCCCGATACTTGGAATCCTGCATGGAGTGTATCAACAATTCTAACAGGACTTCTCAGtttcatg AATGAAAGATGTCCAACATTAGGAAGCGTTGAGAGTACAGACCATGATAAAAGACAATTTGCATATAATTCACTGGAGTACAACTTGAAGAATAAAGATTTTTGCGAATTGTTTCCAGAACTTGTTACTACTATGAAG GTTGAATTGAGCAGAAGGGTCACTCTTCAGTCCAGCCATGGAGACAATTCAAATGTGAATAATCGGTCAGTAactgaacaaagtagtattcaATCGTGTATAACTAATTTAATAGTTATAGTAGGATTTGCAGCTTTTGCATTTACAGTTAAATATGTAATGCAACATACGAAACAGGAATAA